One region of Catenuloplanes indicus genomic DNA includes:
- the ctaC gene encoding aa3-type cytochrome oxidase subunit II, translating to MYREGEAGAVVAKGSGVRASDTGRDNGSRNRRIAGLGFGGVLLVALLSGCDVGAAFGGFGWPQGGITPQSERMYDLWIGSVVAALVVGVFVWGLIFWCVIRYRKRGEELPPQTRFNMPMEVLYTVTPVLVVCVLFYYTAIVQTDVDRLSKDPDVTVEVVAFKWNWQFNYLAEPGEDAEVLASTIGSTDEIPLLVLPTGQKIRFEETSRDVIHSFWVPELLFKRDVLPGSARNVFEVTIDTEGRYVGRCAELCGTYHSMMNFELVSVSPERYQQFLAAKQAGQSTPEAMATIGFTGDDRFAITTFPFETKRDNNNFNGSQAEGEGR from the coding sequence AAGGGTTCGGGCGTGCGCGCCTCGGACACGGGACGGGACAACGGCTCCCGCAACCGGCGGATCGCCGGACTCGGCTTCGGCGGCGTGTTGCTGGTCGCCCTGCTGAGCGGCTGTGACGTCGGTGCGGCCTTCGGCGGCTTCGGCTGGCCGCAGGGCGGGATCACGCCCCAGAGCGAGCGGATGTACGACCTGTGGATCGGTTCCGTGGTCGCGGCCCTGGTGGTCGGCGTCTTCGTGTGGGGCCTGATCTTCTGGTGCGTCATTCGTTACCGGAAGCGTGGCGAGGAGCTGCCTCCGCAGACGCGGTTCAACATGCCGATGGAGGTGCTCTACACGGTCACGCCGGTGCTCGTGGTGTGCGTGCTCTTCTACTACACCGCCATCGTGCAGACCGATGTGGACCGGCTCTCCAAGGACCCGGACGTCACCGTCGAGGTCGTCGCGTTCAAGTGGAACTGGCAGTTCAACTACCTGGCCGAGCCGGGTGAGGACGCCGAGGTGCTCGCCTCCACGATCGGCTCGACCGACGAGATCCCGCTGCTGGTCCTGCCGACCGGGCAGAAGATCCGGTTCGAGGAGACCAGCCGCGACGTGATCCACTCGTTCTGGGTGCCGGAGCTGCTGTTCAAGCGCGACGTGCTCCCGGGCAGCGCGCGCAACGTCTTCGAGGTCACGATCGACACCGAGGGCCGGTACGTCGGCCGGTGCGCCGAGCTGTGCGGCACGTACCACTCGATGATGAACTTCGAGCTGGTCTCCGTCTCGCCCGAGCGCTACCAGCAGTTCCTGGCCGCGAAGCAGGCCGGTCAGTCGACGCCCGAGGCGATGGCCACGATCGGCTTCACCGGGGACGACCGGTTCGCGATCACGACGTTCCCGTTCGAGACCAAGCGCGACAACAACAACTTCAACGGCTCGCAGGCCGAGGGCGAAGGAAGGTAG